A region from the Dehalococcoidales bacterium genome encodes:
- a CDS encoding fumarate hydratase — translation MREIKSIEITEAVTRMIVEANYKLGNDTLSALQNARKNESSPLGKEALDVIIENAQIAESENIPLCQDCGTAIVFLEVGQDVHVTGESLDDAVNEGVRKAYKEGYLRKSIVNQPFTARKNTGDNTPAIIHTKIVSGNKIKISVMSKGSGAENKSKVVMLKPGEGTKGIIKTVLKAVNEAGGSPCPPIVIGLGIGGTFEKAALMAKEALLRETGKANPDPEIAKLEKEILEEVNKLGIGPLGFGGNTTALAVHAETMPTHIASLPVAVNIQCHSIRHREQTI, via the coding sequence ATGCGCGAAATTAAGAGCATCGAAATCACCGAAGCCGTTACGCGGATGATTGTAGAAGCCAACTACAAACTGGGGAACGATACCCTTTCTGCTCTGCAAAACGCCCGCAAAAATGAATCCTCCCCGCTTGGGAAGGAAGCGCTTGATGTCATTATCGAAAATGCGCAGATTGCCGAAAGCGAAAATATCCCCCTTTGCCAAGATTGCGGCACCGCTATCGTCTTTTTGGAAGTCGGTCAAGACGTTCACGTTACAGGCGAAAGCTTGGACGATGCGGTAAACGAGGGTGTCCGAAAAGCTTATAAAGAGGGCTACTTACGTAAATCCATTGTTAACCAACCCTTTACAGCCAGAAAAAACACCGGCGACAATACCCCTGCAATAATTCATACTAAAATAGTCTCCGGTAACAAAATTAAAATTAGCGTTATGTCAAAAGGAAGCGGCGCCGAAAACAAGAGCAAAGTAGTAATGCTAAAACCCGGTGAAGGCACAAAGGGAATTATCAAAACCGTGTTAAAAGCCGTAAATGAAGCCGGAGGAAGCCCCTGCCCGCCGATTGTAATCGGGCTCGGTATCGGCGGTACATTTGAAAAGGCGGCTTTGATGGCTAAAGAAGCCTTGCTTAGAGAAACCGGTAAGGCAAACCCTGACCCCGAAATTGCCAAACTGGAAAAAGAGATATTGGAAGAAGTAAACAAACTGGGAATCGGGCCGCTGGGATTCGGAGGAAACACAACCGCCCTCGCCGTACATGCCGAAACAATGCCAACCCATATCGCCAGCCTTCCGGTTGCCGTTAATATCCAATGCCACAGTATAAGACACCGGGAACAGACGATTTAG